One Nostoc sp. UHCC 0302 DNA window includes the following coding sequences:
- a CDS encoding DUF1611 domain-containing protein: MRLPLNQRVAILLHEGVIGSNGKTGLAILRYSEAPIVAVIDRETAGKSLPQLTGIKRDVPIVASVAAALEYQPEVLVIGIAPGGGALPSDFWDEIKDALKAGMSLVNGLHTPLANIPELKELLKPAQLIWDVRKEPPNLNVANAIASTLPCRRVLTVGTDMAIGKMSTSLELHRASQLRGLRSKFLATGQTGVMLEGDGVALDAVRVDFAAGAVEQIVMRYGKNYDILHIEGQGSLLHPGSTATLPLIRGSQPTQLVLVHRVGQTHNRNNPHVPIPPLPEVIKLYETVASAGGAFGFAPVVGIALNTAHLDESAARNAIAQTITETGLPCTDVVRFDADVLLDAVMK; this comes from the coding sequence GTGCGTCTGCCGCTTAATCAACGAGTAGCTATTCTACTGCATGAAGGAGTTATCGGGTCTAATGGCAAAACAGGGCTAGCAATTTTACGCTACAGTGAAGCCCCGATAGTTGCAGTAATTGATCGCGAGACTGCTGGTAAATCCCTGCCGCAATTAACAGGTATCAAGCGTGACGTGCCAATTGTGGCATCTGTAGCCGCAGCGCTGGAGTATCAACCCGAAGTTTTAGTTATTGGCATCGCTCCAGGAGGTGGTGCTTTACCAAGTGATTTCTGGGATGAAATCAAAGATGCGCTTAAAGCTGGAATGTCGCTGGTAAATGGTTTGCACACCCCATTGGCAAACATTCCAGAGTTAAAAGAACTGCTTAAACCAGCGCAATTAATTTGGGATGTGCGGAAAGAGCCACCTAATTTAAATGTTGCTAATGCGATCGCCAGCACCCTCCCCTGTCGGCGAGTATTGACGGTGGGAACCGACATGGCGATCGGAAAAATGTCAACCAGCCTAGAACTGCACAGGGCGTCACAACTACGAGGTTTGCGTTCTAAATTTCTCGCTACAGGTCAAACTGGTGTGATGTTAGAAGGCGATGGTGTGGCATTGGATGCCGTGCGGGTAGACTTTGCAGCTGGTGCTGTAGAACAGATAGTTATGCGCTATGGCAAAAATTACGATATCTTGCATATTGAAGGACAAGGTTCACTGTTGCATCCTGGTTCAACAGCAACCTTACCCTTAATTCGTGGTTCGCAACCAACCCAACTAGTGTTGGTACATCGGGTAGGACAAACCCATAACCGCAACAATCCCCACGTACCTATTCCGCCTTTACCAGAAGTGATTAAGCTTTATGAAACTGTCGCTAGTGCTGGTGGCGCTTTTGGATTTGCGCCTGTGGTGGGTATAGCTTTGAACACGGCTCATTTAGATGAGTCTGCGGCAAGGAATGCGATCGCTCAAACAATAACGGAAACTGGGCTACCTTGCACTGATGTAGTACGCTTTGATGCTGATGTGTTATTGGATGCAGTTATGAAGTGA
- a CDS encoding M48 family metalloprotease encodes MKRTWKPLLLACNWLLLSVGTSILIILTQPIAPVPAQTPPASTTVETVNLPSAATSESTKVQKLRDALRRSSTPEATEPKKPASVEEPAPSPEEIARQQKLLEADKLYLAGKIPEAEKLYREVKEPFAKTTIPEERKAAINDPAQLSPGGKVYWRESEAGIATKLQTRTLVPLELLVKQYPEFIPGHIRYAEVLKQYDRPKEALDVLERASSFYPAQPELIKAKITALVEQKKWMEASLAARQFAIFNPTNPQAPEFTKLAEENLKRYKSHTRAEIRGNVITNIITGALGYAVSGSLLGPFSALDSTVLLLQGEESVGDSVTKQAKKQLGLIIDEPVLAYVNEIGQKLAKVGGRNEFKYEFFVIPEESLNAFALPGGKIFINGGAIAKTNSEAELAGLIGHELSHVILSHAFQLITQGNFISNVTQYLPLGGTIGQLFALSYSRDMERQADILGTRLIAATGYAADGLRNLMVTLEKQQKNSPPSWLSSHPGGKERVSDIENLISRNGYNRYAYEGVGRHAEIKARVKQLLKNKKEQAQKKQRS; translated from the coding sequence ATGAAACGAACCTGGAAGCCTCTACTGCTAGCCTGTAACTGGCTATTGCTATCAGTTGGGACATCAATTTTGATTATCCTAACGCAACCGATAGCACCCGTTCCAGCACAAACACCGCCTGCATCTACCACTGTTGAAACTGTCAATTTACCCAGTGCAGCAACGTCAGAATCAACTAAAGTACAAAAGTTAAGAGATGCGCTGCGACGCTCATCAACGCCAGAAGCCACGGAACCAAAAAAGCCAGCTTCGGTAGAGGAACCTGCGCCTAGTCCCGAAGAAATCGCTCGTCAGCAAAAACTCCTTGAAGCAGACAAGTTGTATCTAGCAGGAAAAATTCCAGAGGCGGAAAAACTGTATCGGGAGGTGAAAGAACCTTTTGCGAAAACAACTATACCTGAAGAGCGCAAAGCAGCAATTAATGACCCCGCACAGTTATCACCTGGGGGTAAAGTTTACTGGCGGGAATCAGAGGCGGGGATAGCAACTAAACTGCAAACAAGAACTTTAGTCCCACTAGAACTATTAGTTAAACAGTATCCAGAATTTATCCCTGGTCATATACGTTATGCTGAAGTCCTCAAGCAATACGATCGCCCTAAAGAAGCATTAGATGTATTAGAACGGGCATCTTCGTTTTATCCCGCTCAACCAGAACTGATCAAAGCTAAAATTACAGCACTTGTTGAACAAAAAAAATGGATGGAAGCGTCTTTGGCAGCGCGGCAATTTGCCATTTTCAACCCGACAAATCCCCAAGCACCTGAGTTTACAAAACTAGCCGAGGAAAATCTCAAACGCTACAAATCCCATACACGTGCAGAAATTAGAGGCAACGTCATCACTAATATTATTACTGGTGCATTAGGTTATGCCGTTAGTGGCAGTCTTCTTGGCCCTTTTTCTGCTCTTGACTCCACAGTTTTACTGCTACAAGGTGAAGAATCTGTGGGTGATTCAGTCACAAAGCAGGCGAAAAAACAGTTGGGCTTAATTATAGATGAACCTGTTTTGGCATATGTTAATGAAATCGGGCAGAAATTGGCAAAAGTCGGCGGACGTAACGAGTTTAAATATGAGTTCTTTGTAATCCCAGAAGAAAGTCTCAACGCCTTTGCCCTACCTGGAGGTAAAATCTTTATTAATGGGGGTGCGATCGCTAAAACCAATTCTGAAGCAGAATTAGCTGGATTAATCGGTCATGAACTATCTCATGTAATTTTATCCCATGCTTTTCAATTAATTACCCAAGGCAATTTTATCTCTAACGTTACTCAGTATCTCCCTCTGGGCGGAACCATTGGCCAACTCTTTGCACTAAGTTACAGCCGCGACATGGAACGTCAGGCAGATATTCTTGGTACACGCCTGATTGCAGCTACAGGCTATGCAGCTGATGGTTTGCGTAACTTGATGGTGACACTAGAGAAACAACAGAAAAATTCTCCACCAAGCTGGTTGTCTTCGCATCCTGGCGGTAAAGAACGAGTTAGTGATATAGAAAATCTAATTTCTCGTAATGGCTACAACCGCTATGCTTATGAAGGAGTTGGACGTCATGCAGAAATTAAAGCACGAGTCAAACAGCTACTCAAAAATAAAAAAGAACAAGCGCAAAAAAAACAGCGTTCTTGA
- a CDS encoding NUDIX hydrolase codes for MNSLKKWKTLNSKMVLDHRWCKVRRDEIELPNGKIIDDYFVSIKPDVALVLPITTSKEIVFVRQYRHAVGEFFIELPAGSFEPAKESAETAAIRELQEETGYTAQELTKITTLYDKPSKDTNQIHLFLAENVIKTSKQNLDVTEEIEVILIPIESVVDKVTQGEICVAGTVAALLLGLSFISY; via the coding sequence ATGAACAGCCTAAAAAAATGGAAGACTTTGAACTCAAAAATGGTCTTGGATCATCGTTGGTGTAAAGTAAGGCGGGATGAAATAGAATTACCTAACGGTAAAATTATAGATGACTATTTTGTCAGTATTAAACCAGATGTTGCTCTAGTTTTACCTATAACAACCAGTAAAGAGATTGTTTTTGTCCGGCAATACAGACACGCCGTTGGTGAGTTTTTCATAGAACTGCCAGCAGGTAGTTTCGAGCCAGCAAAAGAGAGTGCAGAAACAGCAGCTATTAGAGAACTACAAGAAGAGACTGGTTATACTGCTCAAGAATTGACAAAAATTACAACCCTATATGATAAGCCTAGCAAAGATACTAATCAAATACATTTATTTTTAGCAGAAAATGTTATAAAAACTAGCAAGCAAAACTTAGATGTTACAGAAGAGATTGAAGTTATATTAATTCCGATTGAGTCTGTTGTAGATAAAGTAACTCAAGGTGAAATTTGTGTTGCAGGAACTGTTGCGGCTCTATTATTAGGTTTAAGTTTTATCAGTTATTAA
- a CDS encoding dipeptide epimerase, protein MLINVKLFTVNKRFPLTISRGTTAQTTNVWLKISQDGIEGWGEASPFSIGDRRQSTDTIKDALQQVAPILEAFSPLQRQQVEQVLTKAQVPSAVKAALDMAMHDWLGKRVGLPLWQIWGCDRNAIVPTSVTIGINSPAAARARARDWLQFTDVRLFKIKLGNPDGIDADKQMLLAVREEAPETEFFVDANGGWNLEDAIAMCKWLADLGIKYVEQPLPRGQEKSLVQLKEHSSLPIFVDESCFTSADIPYLANYADGINIKLMKSGGLSEAMRMVHTARAYGLQVMFGCYSDSSLSNTAAAHLAPLADYLDLDSHLNLIDDPFTGALVQEGKILPNDLPGLGVQHSASAA, encoded by the coding sequence ATGCTAATTAATGTAAAATTATTTACAGTCAATAAGAGATTCCCGTTGACAATTAGTCGGGGAACAACGGCACAGACAACTAATGTATGGTTGAAGATTTCGCAAGATGGTATCGAAGGCTGGGGTGAAGCCTCACCGTTTAGCATAGGCGATCGCCGCCAGTCAACAGACACCATTAAAGATGCCTTACAGCAAGTCGCACCGATATTGGAAGCATTCAGCCCCTTACAGCGGCAGCAAGTTGAGCAAGTGTTAACAAAAGCGCAGGTTCCTTCTGCTGTCAAAGCAGCCTTAGATATGGCTATGCACGACTGGTTAGGCAAACGCGTAGGGTTACCTCTATGGCAAATCTGGGGATGCGATCGCAATGCCATAGTACCAACTTCGGTCACAATTGGGATTAATTCACCAGCAGCGGCTAGGGCTAGGGCGCGAGATTGGCTACAATTTACTGATGTCCGTCTTTTTAAAATCAAGTTAGGAAACCCAGACGGCATAGATGCAGATAAACAAATGCTCTTAGCAGTCCGAGAAGAAGCACCCGAAACAGAATTTTTCGTTGATGCCAACGGGGGTTGGAATTTAGAAGATGCGATCGCAATGTGCAAGTGGCTAGCTGATTTAGGTATAAAGTATGTAGAACAGCCATTACCACGAGGGCAAGAAAAGAGTTTAGTACAACTCAAAGAACACTCTAGCCTGCCCATTTTTGTCGATGAAAGTTGTTTCACCAGCGCCGATATTCCCTATTTGGCGAACTACGCGGATGGCATCAATATCAAACTCATGAAATCTGGGGGTTTAAGCGAGGCAATGCGGATGGTACATACAGCGCGAGCCTATGGGTTGCAAGTGATGTTCGGCTGTTATTCCGACAGTTCCTTGTCTAATACAGCAGCAGCACATCTAGCTCCACTGGCTGATTATTTAGATTTAGACAGTCACCTAAACTTAATTGATGACCCTTTTACAGGTGCATTAGTGCAAGAGGGGAAAATTTTACCAAACGATTTACCTGGCTTGGGGGTACAACACAGTGCGTCTGCCGCTTAA